A single window of Rhodococcus jostii RHA1 DNA harbors:
- a CDS encoding daunorubicin resistance protein DrrA family ABC transporter ATP-binding protein produces the protein MTTRQSQPAIAVTGLRKSFGDHVVLDGIDLTVPQGTVFSLLGANGAGKTTTVNILSTLISADAGDARVAGHDLTRESDAVRAAIGVTGQFSAVDNLLTGKENLLLMADLHHLARSDGRRRAAQLLEQFDLADAASKPVSTYSGGMRRRLDLAMTLVGSPRVIFLDEPTTGLDPRSRRAMWQIVRDLVATGVTIFLTTQYLEEADELSDRIAVLDHGCLVAEGTADELKRRIPGSHVRLQFADPRGLEAAERVLDKVSRDPDALALRVPSDGSLRSLKTLIDRLDDEAVEVVELSVHTPDLDDVFLALTGNPRNEKVTS, from the coding sequence ATGACCACCAGGCAATCTCAGCCGGCCATCGCGGTGACCGGGTTGCGCAAGTCGTTCGGCGACCACGTGGTGCTCGACGGCATCGATCTGACCGTCCCGCAGGGAACGGTCTTCTCCCTACTCGGCGCGAACGGCGCCGGGAAGACCACCACGGTCAACATCCTGTCCACCTTGATCAGCGCCGACGCCGGTGACGCCCGAGTCGCCGGCCACGACCTCACCCGCGAATCCGACGCGGTGCGCGCCGCAATCGGTGTCACCGGCCAGTTCTCGGCGGTGGACAACCTGCTCACCGGCAAGGAGAACCTGCTGCTGATGGCGGATCTGCACCACCTCGCCCGCAGCGACGGCCGGCGGCGCGCCGCGCAGCTGCTCGAACAGTTCGACCTGGCCGACGCGGCCTCGAAGCCGGTCTCGACCTACTCCGGAGGCATGCGGCGGCGGCTCGACCTCGCGATGACCCTGGTCGGCAGCCCGCGCGTGATCTTCCTCGACGAACCGACCACCGGCCTGGACCCACGCAGCCGCCGGGCCATGTGGCAGATCGTCCGGGACCTGGTCGCCACCGGCGTCACCATCTTCCTGACCACCCAGTACCTGGAGGAAGCCGACGAACTGTCCGACCGGATCGCGGTCCTCGACCACGGCTGCCTGGTCGCCGAGGGAACCGCGGACGAGCTCAAGCGCCGCATCCCCGGGAGCCACGTCCGCCTGCAGTTCGCCGACCCACGCGGCCTCGAAGCGGCCGAGCGCGTCCTCGACAAGGTCTCGCGCGACCCCGACGCGCTCGCCCTCCGTGTACCCAGCGACGGCAGCCTCCGCTCGCTCAAGACCCTGATCGACCGGCTCGACGACGAGGCCGTCGAGGTCGTCGAGCTGTCCGTGCACACCCCCGATCTCGACGACGTCTTCCTCGCCCTCACCGGTAACCCCCGCAACGAGAAGGTGACCTCATGA
- a CDS encoding SDR family NAD(P)-dependent oxidoreductase: MGDHLVDGKVALVTGGSRGVGRGVAEHLASAGATVYVTGRTVHDAHLPAGCIPATCDHTDDEQVSAVFRRVTAETGRLDLLVNNVWGGYERMVDDGRFTWGLPFWEQPIWRWDAMFAAGVRAHYVAGTFAARMMVPQRSGLIVNISFWAAQKHIANVPYGVSKAATDKLSADMAYELLSHDIAVVSLYPGLVRTEKVMEAAAYLDLSNSESPQFIGRVIAALAADPEIMTHSGQVLVAAAMAERYDITDVDGARPSPLTSRDV; encoded by the coding sequence ATGGGCGATCACCTGGTCGACGGCAAGGTCGCGCTCGTGACCGGCGGCAGCCGCGGAGTGGGCCGAGGCGTAGCGGAACATTTGGCATCGGCCGGAGCGACGGTGTACGTCACCGGACGCACGGTGCACGACGCGCACTTGCCGGCCGGATGCATCCCGGCCACCTGCGATCACACCGATGACGAACAGGTCTCCGCTGTCTTTCGCCGCGTGACCGCGGAGACGGGGCGACTCGATCTACTGGTGAACAACGTGTGGGGTGGCTACGAGCGCATGGTCGACGACGGCCGGTTCACGTGGGGCCTTCCCTTCTGGGAGCAACCGATCTGGCGATGGGATGCGATGTTCGCCGCCGGGGTCAGAGCGCATTACGTCGCCGGCACATTCGCGGCCCGCATGATGGTCCCCCAGCGATCCGGGCTCATCGTGAACATCTCGTTCTGGGCCGCGCAGAAGCACATCGCGAATGTGCCGTACGGCGTCTCGAAGGCCGCGACCGACAAGCTGTCCGCTGACATGGCATACGAACTCCTGTCACACGACATCGCCGTCGTCTCGCTCTATCCGGGACTCGTTCGGACGGAGAAGGTGATGGAGGCTGCGGCGTACCTCGACCTGTCGAACTCCGAGTCGCCACAGTTCATCGGCCGTGTCATCGCCGCGCTGGCCGCCGATCCCGAAATAATGACGCATTCCGGACAGGTGCTGGTCGCGGCCGCCATGGCCGAACGCTATGACATCACGGACGTGGACGGCGCTCGGCCGTCACCGTTGACCTCGAGAGACGTCTGA
- a CDS encoding YlcI/YnfO family protein produces MDLTPYVSNLGREFATLAEAGGDESRALVERLTGSLESAIRMTLLDALSAATDEITQDLAPGSVELRLRGRDPNFVVTARPAEPIEEPADDDAAPADGGTPIAEDGPTARINVRLPEQLKAAVEEAAAKEGRSVNAWLVRAASSALQQPDRVQHAQQRGKPTKQSLTGWVR; encoded by the coding sequence ATGGATTTGACACCGTATGTGAGCAACCTCGGACGTGAATTCGCCACCCTCGCCGAAGCCGGCGGTGACGAATCCCGTGCGTTGGTCGAGCGCCTGACCGGGTCGCTCGAATCGGCGATCCGGATGACGCTGCTGGACGCACTGTCCGCCGCCACGGACGAGATCACCCAGGATCTGGCCCCGGGATCGGTGGAGTTGCGCCTGCGCGGGCGCGACCCGAACTTCGTCGTGACCGCGCGGCCCGCCGAGCCGATCGAGGAACCGGCCGATGACGATGCCGCACCGGCGGACGGTGGCACCCCGATCGCCGAGGACGGCCCGACCGCGCGGATCAACGTGCGCCTACCCGAACAGCTCAAGGCCGCGGTCGAGGAGGCCGCAGCCAAGGAGGGGCGCTCGGTCAACGCCTGGCTGGTCCGCGCGGCCTCGTCCGCGCTGCAGCAACCGGACCGCGTCCAGCACGCCCAGCAGCGCGGCAAACCGACCAAGCAGAGCCTCACCGGCTGGGTGCGCTAG
- a CDS encoding amidohydrolase family protein yields MLCEVDIVDAHHHFINLPDLAYPWIDSRPPPLTALLPNYYDAAHRYLPHDYRAQVEGTPVTASVACEFGAADGVAEAVWIQHCADRAGVPNAFIAAVQLDSGDLTGVLARYGDLPVVRAVRQPLYWAADPIKRLGARSDYLSDPAWLRGFEQVADAGLVWDLLVYDEQLPATHELIAAYPDTTFVLEAAGWPVDLTTEGFTRWEERLAAVSQFPNVVLKLQGIALIFGTSLEAIGRWVRTALSIFGAGRCMFASHYPIDHLLWDTETMVSTVQAALGGLPSTEQALFFGETARRVYRLPAGDV; encoded by the coding sequence ATGCTGTGTGAGGTGGACATTGTCGATGCTCATCATCATTTCATCAACCTGCCCGACCTCGCGTACCCGTGGATCGACAGTCGCCCACCCCCGCTCACCGCCTTGCTGCCGAACTACTATGACGCTGCGCACCGGTACCTGCCGCACGACTATCGGGCACAGGTCGAGGGAACGCCCGTCACGGCCTCGGTCGCGTGCGAGTTCGGTGCTGCAGACGGAGTCGCGGAGGCCGTCTGGATTCAGCATTGCGCCGACCGTGCCGGTGTGCCGAACGCCTTCATCGCGGCCGTGCAGCTCGATTCAGGCGATCTGACAGGCGTTCTCGCGCGATACGGGGATCTCCCGGTGGTCCGGGCTGTGCGTCAGCCGCTGTACTGGGCGGCCGACCCGATCAAGCGCCTGGGTGCGCGCAGCGACTACCTGTCAGACCCGGCCTGGCTGCGTGGATTCGAGCAGGTCGCCGATGCGGGGCTGGTGTGGGATCTGCTCGTCTACGACGAGCAGCTACCCGCCACGCACGAACTCATCGCCGCGTATCCCGACACCACGTTTGTATTGGAAGCGGCCGGTTGGCCGGTCGACCTCACTACGGAGGGCTTCACCCGTTGGGAGGAACGCCTCGCGGCAGTGAGTCAGTTTCCGAACGTCGTCCTCAAGTTGCAGGGAATCGCCCTCATTTTCGGAACATCCCTGGAGGCGATCGGTCGGTGGGTCCGGACGGCCCTCAGCATCTTCGGCGCCGGGCGATGCATGTTCGCCTCTCACTACCCGATCGACCATCTGCTGTGGGATACCGAAACCATGGTGTCCACCGTCCAGGCAGCACTCGGCGGCTTGCCGTCGACAGAACAAGCACTCTTCTTCGGCGAAACCGCACGACGGGTGTACCGCCTGCCCGCCGGTGATGTCTAA
- a CDS encoding DUF4097 family beta strand repeat-containing protein, whose amino-acid sequence MPNFDTPEPISVTIELGVGNVRITASDRTDTTVDVRPSDESDESDVQAAQRVRVDYANGVLQVMGPKARVLDFSRKSRSVEVSIDLPSGSQVSGEVQVGDLSGTGRLGQCRFKTSTGNVRLEQTGPLRVDTAAGHVTADGVAGNAEIRTGSGKVRIGEIEGSAIVKNSNGDTVIAAVTGDVHVRSANGDISVDRAGASVESKTSNGSIRLGEVARGSVELGTAMGDLEIGIAEGTAAWLEVNTKFGQVRNLLDNTTRPEASDETVEIRAHTSFGGITIRRS is encoded by the coding sequence ATGCCCAATTTCGATACACCCGAACCGATTTCCGTCACGATCGAGCTCGGCGTCGGCAATGTGCGGATCACCGCGAGCGACCGCACCGACACCACCGTCGACGTGCGCCCGAGCGACGAATCCGACGAGTCGGACGTGCAGGCCGCCCAGCGGGTCCGCGTCGACTACGCGAACGGCGTGCTCCAGGTCATGGGGCCGAAAGCGCGCGTTCTCGACTTCTCCCGCAAGTCCAGGTCGGTGGAGGTGTCCATCGACCTGCCCAGCGGTTCGCAGGTTTCCGGCGAGGTGCAGGTAGGAGACCTCAGCGGCACGGGCCGGCTCGGGCAGTGCCGGTTCAAGACCTCCACCGGGAACGTCCGGCTCGAGCAGACCGGTCCGTTGCGAGTGGACACCGCGGCCGGTCACGTCACCGCGGACGGTGTCGCGGGCAACGCCGAGATCCGCACCGGCTCCGGGAAGGTCCGCATCGGCGAGATCGAGGGCTCCGCAATCGTCAAGAACTCCAACGGTGACACCGTGATCGCCGCGGTCACCGGCGACGTCCACGTGCGCTCGGCGAACGGCGACATCTCCGTCGACCGGGCCGGCGCGAGTGTCGAGTCGAAGACGTCCAACGGCAGCATTCGCCTCGGCGAGGTGGCCCGCGGTTCGGTCGAGCTCGGGACCGCGATGGGCGACCTGGAGATCGGCATCGCCGAGGGCACCGCCGCCTGGCTCGAGGTGAACACCAAGTTCGGCCAGGTACGCAACCTGCTGGACAACACCACCCGGCCCGAGGCGTCCGACGAGACCGTCGAGATCCGCGCGCACACCTCGTTCGGCGGCATCACGATCCGTCGTTCCTGA
- a CDS encoding primary-amine oxidase, with translation MSTATTETPATVGSAAPDHPLTPLSADEIRSAKALLTDEGLIGENVRFVFVALAEPHKSTVLAFTAGDPIERRARILLLDRSTGIGTDLVVSVTENRVISSTTVDSATDGHVPILDEEFEDIEAFLLGSSDWLAAMSKRGIEPSKVRAVPLSAGVFGHEDEVGHRIVRVLAFHQEDKADLPWAHPIDGVVAYVDLTARRVVKVVDEIELPVPAERGEWNAEPHATTTRTDLKPIEITQPEGASFSVDGNEITWADWKFRFGFDVREGLTLHQLSFDDGGVERPVIYRASIAEMVVPYADPSPVRYWQNYFDQGEYLFGRYTNSLELGCDCLGEIQYFDVTIADESGDPRVMKNAICLHEEDYGVLWKHTDMFNGMTETRRSRRLVISFFLTIGNYDYGFYWYLYLDGTIELEAKATGIVFTSAYRGAEGFSTQMAPGLGAPFHQHLFSARLDMAVDGNVNTVEEVDAVPVPMGPENPWGNAFRCQKTKLTTESEGQRTADNLKARVWHITNPTKQNRLGQDVGYALHPEGQPVLLADPSSSIASRAAFATKHLWVTQYDESERYPAGDFVNQHPGQAGLPTFVAGNRDIEGEDLVLWHTFGLTHFPRPEDWPVMPVDYAGFTLKPVGFFDRNPALDVPASTAKHCCEG, from the coding sequence ATGAGTACCGCCACCACCGAGACCCCGGCCACCGTCGGTTCCGCCGCCCCGGATCATCCGCTCACTCCGTTGTCTGCGGACGAGATCCGTTCGGCGAAGGCACTCCTCACCGACGAAGGGCTGATCGGCGAGAACGTGCGCTTCGTCTTCGTCGCGCTTGCCGAGCCGCACAAGTCGACGGTCCTCGCGTTCACCGCGGGCGACCCGATCGAGCGACGCGCCCGGATCCTGCTGCTCGACCGCTCCACCGGCATCGGCACCGACCTCGTCGTGTCGGTGACGGAGAACCGCGTGATCAGCTCGACTACTGTCGATTCCGCCACCGACGGCCACGTGCCGATCCTCGACGAGGAGTTCGAGGACATCGAGGCGTTCCTGCTCGGCAGCTCCGACTGGCTCGCGGCGATGTCCAAGCGCGGCATCGAACCGTCGAAGGTCCGGGCGGTTCCCCTGTCGGCGGGCGTGTTCGGTCACGAGGACGAGGTCGGGCACCGCATCGTCCGCGTCCTCGCCTTCCACCAGGAGGACAAGGCGGACCTGCCGTGGGCGCACCCCATCGACGGGGTCGTGGCCTACGTCGATCTCACCGCGCGTCGCGTCGTGAAGGTGGTCGACGAGATCGAGCTTCCCGTGCCCGCCGAGCGCGGCGAATGGAACGCCGAACCGCACGCGACAACCACCCGCACCGACCTCAAGCCGATCGAGATCACTCAACCCGAGGGCGCCAGCTTCTCCGTCGACGGCAACGAGATCACGTGGGCCGACTGGAAGTTCCGCTTCGGTTTCGATGTGCGCGAGGGCCTGACGCTGCACCAGCTCTCGTTCGACGACGGGGGAGTGGAACGTCCCGTGATCTATCGTGCCTCGATCGCCGAGATGGTGGTTCCCTACGCCGATCCGTCCCCGGTCCGGTACTGGCAGAACTACTTCGACCAGGGTGAGTACCTGTTCGGCCGGTACACCAACTCGCTCGAACTCGGCTGCGACTGCCTCGGCGAGATCCAGTACTTCGACGTCACGATCGCCGACGAGTCCGGTGACCCGCGCGTCATGAAGAACGCGATCTGCCTCCACGAGGAGGATTACGGTGTCCTGTGGAAGCACACGGACATGTTCAACGGCATGACCGAGACGCGCCGCTCGCGCCGCCTCGTCATCTCGTTCTTCCTCACCATCGGCAACTACGACTACGGGTTCTACTGGTACCTCTACCTCGACGGCACCATCGAACTCGAGGCGAAGGCCACCGGAATCGTCTTCACCTCCGCCTACCGCGGCGCCGAGGGATTCTCCACCCAGATGGCACCCGGGCTCGGCGCCCCGTTCCACCAGCACCTCTTCTCCGCCCGGCTCGACATGGCCGTCGACGGCAACGTGAACACCGTCGAGGAAGTGGATGCCGTGCCCGTCCCGATGGGTCCGGAGAACCCGTGGGGCAATGCCTTCCGCTGCCAGAAGACCAAGCTGACCACCGAATCAGAGGGGCAACGCACCGCCGACAACCTCAAGGCCCGGGTCTGGCACATCACCAATCCCACCAAGCAGAACCGGCTGGGGCAGGACGTCGGGTACGCGCTGCACCCCGAAGGTCAGCCGGTGCTCCTGGCGGACCCGTCCAGTTCGATCGCCTCCCGCGCCGCGTTCGCGACCAAGCACCTGTGGGTCACGCAATACGACGAGTCCGAGCGTTATCCCGCAGGCGACTTCGTCAACCAGCACCCGGGACAGGCGGGCCTGCCGACGTTCGTGGCGGGCAACCGGGACATCGAGGGCGAAGACCTGGTGCTGTGGCACACGTTCGGGCTGACGCACTTCCCCCGGCCCGAGGACTGGCCGGTCATGCCGGTCGACTATGCCGGGTTCACGCTGAAGCCGGTCGGATTCTTCGACCGCAACCCCGCGCTGGACGTGCCGGCGAGCACCGCGAAGCACTGCTGCGAAGGCTAG
- a CDS encoding cytochrome P450, with product MSKTVAVPYGLPMERDAGPFDPPRRITRLRETRPVSPMVFPDGHEGWLVTGYDAVRQLMADTRFSSRQDIGILHVPYETPGMPAATEPSPQMPGVFIAMDPPDHTRMRRKLAGAFTVKRMKQLEDHIIDVAERQLDAMARLTPPVDLVKEFALPVPSLVICELLGVPYADRDNFQVNSAKFLIKDQPLDDKMAAYGALSTYLADLVTRKRAAPGDDILSDLARDDDLTIEELTGAAFLLLLAGHETTANMLALGAFALLENPEQLTELRTDPDLLPDAVEELLRYLSVADIFYRYATEDIELGGETIRAGSTVVVSLLAANRDPQRFDNPDTLDIRRKARGHLSLGHGVHLCLGQQLARLEMRAGFEGLLRRFPTLGLAIPAGDVKLRTDMNIYGVHELPVTWTETSR from the coding sequence ATGAGTAAAACGGTCGCCGTCCCGTACGGCCTCCCCATGGAACGCGATGCGGGCCCCTTCGACCCGCCCCGGCGGATCACCCGGCTGCGCGAGACTCGTCCCGTCAGTCCCATGGTCTTCCCCGACGGTCACGAGGGCTGGCTCGTCACCGGCTACGACGCGGTCCGCCAGCTCATGGCCGACACCCGGTTCAGCTCCCGCCAGGACATCGGCATTCTCCACGTGCCGTACGAGACCCCCGGCATGCCCGCCGCCACCGAGCCGTCCCCGCAGATGCCGGGCGTGTTCATCGCCATGGACCCGCCGGACCACACCCGGATGCGGCGCAAACTCGCCGGCGCCTTCACCGTCAAACGCATGAAGCAGCTCGAAGACCACATCATCGACGTCGCCGAGCGGCAACTGGACGCGATGGCGCGCCTGACCCCGCCGGTCGACCTGGTCAAGGAGTTCGCGCTGCCGGTGCCCTCGCTGGTGATCTGCGAACTGCTCGGTGTCCCCTACGCGGACCGGGACAACTTCCAGGTCAACTCCGCCAAGTTCCTGATCAAGGACCAGCCGCTCGACGACAAGATGGCCGCGTACGGCGCACTGAGCACGTACCTGGCCGATCTGGTCACGCGCAAGCGCGCCGCCCCCGGCGACGACATACTGTCCGATCTGGCCCGCGATGACGACCTCACCATCGAGGAGCTGACCGGTGCCGCCTTCCTGCTGCTGCTCGCCGGCCACGAAACCACCGCCAACATGCTGGCGCTGGGCGCCTTCGCGCTGCTGGAGAACCCCGAGCAGCTGACGGAACTTCGCACCGACCCGGACCTGCTCCCCGATGCCGTCGAGGAACTTCTGCGCTACCTGTCCGTTGCCGACATCTTCTATCGCTACGCCACCGAGGACATCGAACTCGGCGGCGAAACAATCCGCGCGGGATCGACGGTCGTCGTCTCGTTGCTGGCCGCGAACCGCGACCCGCAGCGCTTCGACAACCCCGACACCCTCGACATCCGCCGCAAGGCCCGCGGTCACCTGTCCTTGGGCCACGGCGTCCATCTGTGCCTGGGCCAGCAACTGGCCCGTCTCGAGATGCGCGCCGGATTCGAGGGACTGCTGCGCCGCTTCCCGACCCTGGGGCTCGCCATCCCCGCCGGCGACGTGAAACTCAGGACCGACATGAACATCTACGGCGTCCACGAACTGCCGGTCACCTGGACGGAAACGTCCCGGTAG
- a CDS encoding alpha/beta fold hydrolase → MERRIDEALVHYVEHGIGVPLVALHGAGVDHREIEAAIEAVVPGTGYRRIYPDLPGMGLSTTGGLTCNDDVVTLLGDFIHSLGAGPVLLVGHSYGAYLARGVAAQRPDTVRGLALLCPVTERSRHVPDHAVVRQDADAYDELEHAQRAGFDEYFVVRTPATARRYRDHVLPGTTLVDEDALGRIFAGWTVDVGSSAFSGPTLIVAGRRDSVVGYTDAAELLERYRHATLAVVDGVGHALMHERPELLAALFGDWLDRLTCSADGSTGTFPSR, encoded by the coding sequence ATGGAACGCCGGATCGACGAAGCCCTGGTCCATTACGTCGAGCACGGCATCGGCGTGCCGCTCGTGGCTCTGCACGGAGCCGGCGTCGATCATCGTGAGATCGAGGCGGCGATCGAGGCCGTCGTTCCCGGCACGGGATACCGACGGATCTACCCGGACCTGCCGGGGATGGGCCTCTCGACAACCGGCGGCCTGACCTGCAACGACGATGTGGTGACGCTGCTCGGTGACTTCATCCACAGTCTGGGTGCGGGCCCGGTGTTGCTGGTCGGACATTCCTACGGCGCGTACCTGGCACGCGGGGTGGCCGCACAGCGACCGGACACGGTGCGCGGCCTGGCGTTGTTGTGTCCGGTCACCGAGCGGTCACGACACGTGCCCGATCACGCCGTGGTTCGCCAGGACGCCGATGCCTACGACGAACTCGAACATGCGCAGAGGGCGGGGTTCGACGAGTACTTCGTCGTGCGCACGCCGGCCACCGCTCGCCGCTACCGGGACCATGTTCTGCCGGGTACGACGCTCGTCGACGAGGATGCCCTCGGGCGCATCTTCGCCGGGTGGACGGTCGACGTCGGGTCGAGTGCGTTCTCGGGACCGACGTTGATCGTGGCGGGCCGCCGCGATTCGGTCGTCGGGTACACCGACGCGGCCGAATTGCTCGAGCGCTACCGGCACGCCACCCTGGCCGTCGTCGATGGCGTCGGTCATGCACTCATGCACGAGCGGCCCGAACTACTTGCCGCCCTGTTCGGCGACTGGTTGGATCGGCTGACGTGCTCGGCCGATGGTTCTACCGGGACGTTTCCGTCCAGGTGA
- a CDS encoding ABC transporter permease has translation MISAPAHTLAEPAPADLRFHPLRDSATMLRRNLDHMLRYPSMTVTLVGMPVVFLLLFVYVFGGTLGAGLGGVSGGRAEYVNYVVPAIILMTVTAAVQGTAISVAMDMTEGIIARFRTMHIARVSVLTGHVLGSVIQAMLSVAIVIGVALLVGFRPTAGVGAWLATAGFLVVVTFALVWLSVALGQVSKTVEAASNVGMPLVLLPFLGSGFVPTDSMPAGLRWFAEYQPFTPIIETLRGLLMGTPIGNNAWIALGWCAVIALGGYLWSKRLFNREYSR, from the coding sequence ATGATCAGCGCCCCCGCCCACACCCTCGCCGAGCCGGCCCCCGCGGACCTCCGGTTCCACCCGCTGCGCGACTCGGCAACGATGCTGCGCCGCAACCTCGATCACATGCTGCGGTACCCGTCGATGACCGTGACTCTCGTCGGAATGCCGGTCGTCTTCCTGCTGCTGTTCGTCTACGTGTTCGGCGGCACGTTGGGCGCAGGGCTCGGCGGGGTGTCCGGCGGGCGCGCCGAGTACGTCAACTACGTTGTGCCCGCGATCATCCTGATGACCGTGACGGCCGCGGTCCAAGGCACAGCGATCTCGGTCGCGATGGACATGACCGAGGGCATCATCGCCCGGTTCCGCACCATGCACATCGCACGCGTCTCGGTGCTGACCGGACACGTGCTGGGCAGCGTGATCCAGGCGATGCTCAGCGTCGCGATCGTGATCGGAGTGGCACTGCTGGTCGGCTTCCGGCCGACCGCGGGGGTGGGCGCGTGGCTGGCCACTGCCGGCTTCCTGGTGGTGGTGACGTTCGCGCTCGTCTGGCTCTCCGTCGCGCTCGGCCAGGTGAGCAAGACCGTCGAGGCCGCGAGCAATGTGGGTATGCCGCTGGTTCTGCTGCCCTTCCTCGGCAGTGGGTTCGTCCCCACCGACTCCATGCCTGCCGGGTTGCGCTGGTTCGCGGAGTACCAGCCGTTCACCCCGATCATCGAAACCCTGCGCGGCCTGCTCATGGGTACCCCGATCGGGAACAACGCATGGATCGCGCTCGGCTGGTGCGCCGTCATCGCCCTCGGCGGATACCTCTGGTCGAAAAGGCTTTTCAACCGGGAGTACTCGCGGTAG
- a CDS encoding alpha/beta fold hydrolase yields MMREGSIRVGDRTITYLEAGDPGGPLVLHNHGGPSSRLEAELFDSHAKANGLRFVCADRPGIGGSDPQPGRTFEGWTDDLLLLADSFGAQRFAVTGWSEGGPWALAAAAYLDPARLVNVVCIAGGNYGTFGSNWAAKYLSSVDALGGRLELHFHPGFTLMYDVLGISATHFADRYAKAITQSACTADREVLSDEKVLDAFLRAGRECFRHGADGLVVDATMLYKAWPFDMTKVTRPVHFWQGSADTLVPEIINKTVADKTPGAVWHPISGGGHFIAVSHANDILALVANDLAPVQN; encoded by the coding sequence GTGATGCGAGAGGGCAGTATCCGGGTCGGCGACCGGACCATCACGTATCTCGAAGCCGGTGACCCGGGCGGACCACTCGTGCTGCACAACCACGGCGGACCCTCGAGCCGACTGGAGGCCGAGCTGTTCGATTCGCATGCGAAGGCCAACGGACTGAGATTCGTGTGCGCGGACAGGCCTGGCATCGGCGGGTCCGATCCTCAACCGGGCCGCACCTTCGAAGGCTGGACCGATGACCTCCTGTTGCTGGCCGACTCCTTCGGCGCACAGCGATTCGCGGTGACCGGCTGGTCCGAGGGTGGACCGTGGGCCCTGGCGGCCGCCGCGTATCTGGACCCCGCGCGCCTGGTGAATGTCGTGTGCATCGCCGGTGGCAATTACGGAACGTTCGGATCGAACTGGGCCGCCAAGTATCTCAGCAGCGTCGACGCGCTGGGCGGCCGCCTGGAACTTCACTTCCACCCTGGTTTCACACTGATGTACGACGTGCTCGGTATCAGTGCCACCCACTTCGCGGACCGCTACGCGAAGGCGATCACGCAGTCGGCGTGCACCGCGGATCGGGAGGTGCTGTCTGACGAGAAGGTCCTCGACGCGTTCCTGAGGGCAGGGCGCGAGTGCTTTCGGCATGGCGCGGACGGACTCGTCGTCGACGCCACGATGCTCTACAAGGCCTGGCCGTTCGACATGACGAAAGTGACGCGCCCCGTGCACTTCTGGCAGGGCAGCGCTGACACCCTGGTGCCTGAGATCATCAACAAGACGGTAGCGGACAAGACTCCCGGCGCTGTCTGGCACCCGATCAGCGGTGGTGGTCATTTCATTGCCGTCAGTCACGCGAACGACATTCTCGCACTGGTGGCGAACGATCTTGCGCCAGTGCAAAACTAA